Proteins encoded together in one Synechococcus sp. A15-62 window:
- the ndk gene encoding nucleoside-diphosphate kinase, translating into MAERTFIAIKPDGVQRGLVGEILGRFERKGFKLVGLKQITPSRALAEQHYGVHKERPFFAGLVDFITSGPVVAMVWEGDGVIASARKLIGATKPLEAEPGTIRGDLAVNIGRNVIHGSDAAETAAFEIGLWFEASELNDWSPSDQEWRVEG; encoded by the coding sequence ATGGCCGAACGCACGTTCATCGCCATCAAGCCCGACGGCGTCCAGCGCGGCCTGGTGGGCGAGATCCTTGGCCGCTTTGAGCGCAAGGGATTCAAGCTGGTGGGCCTGAAGCAGATCACCCCCAGCCGCGCCCTGGCGGAGCAGCACTACGGCGTCCACAAGGAGCGTCCCTTCTTTGCCGGTCTGGTCGACTTCATCACCTCCGGCCCTGTGGTGGCCATGGTGTGGGAAGGCGATGGCGTCATTGCCAGTGCCCGCAAACTGATCGGTGCCACCAAGCCCCTCGAAGCTGAGCCCGGCACCATCCGTGGCGATCTGGCCGTCAACATCGGCCGCAACGTCATCCACGGTTCCGATGCTGCCGAAACCGCTGCTTTCGAGATCGGTCTCTGGTTCGAAGCCTCGGAGCTGAACGACTGGTCTCCTTCTGATCAGGAGTGGCGCGTCGAAGGCTGA
- the speA gene encoding biosynthetic arginine decarboxylase, translated as MQTQVSDSEHWSIQDSAALYGLDRWGDPYFSINGRGHISVQPQGDRGGSLDLVDLVSELKSRNLALPLLIRFDDILEDRLERLHAAFERAIAQYSYPGRYQGVFPVKCNQQRHVVEELVSCGKRWNFGLEAGSKAELLIALSLLDDPEALLICNGYKDRLYIETAILARRLGRQPVVVIEQPDEVDRIIEASKSLGAAPYIGVRAKLSSRSTGRWGSSVGDKAKFGLSIPELLATVERLRENNLLPDLRLLHFHIGSQINDIAVLKDALQEAGQIYVELTRLGAPMGFLDVGGGLGIDYDGSRTASAASTNYSLQNYANDVVATVRECCEPNGVAVPTLVSESGRAIASHFSLLVFDVLGSSALPASIPNASGDEPLTVRNLRDTLATIQELSATADAQLVRLQEAWNDALKFKQDALAAFRLGYMGLPDRATAEQLTWACADAIARRLPKDQAIPEELAALNKALAGTYYANLSIFRSAPDTWAIDQLFPVVPIQQLDQRPTRLANLADLTCDSDGRLDRFIGDGQPKQLLELHELNSDNPYLIGLFLSGAYQEVMGNLHNLFGTTNAVHIRLSPGGSYRIDHVVRGDTNADVLEAMEHEPRALLERLRVAAEAAINNGQLRIDESRRLLDHLESSLRQTTYLQD; from the coding sequence ATGCAGACGCAGGTGTCAGACAGCGAACACTGGTCGATTCAGGACAGTGCTGCGCTGTACGGCCTCGACCGCTGGGGCGATCCGTATTTCTCCATCAATGGGCGCGGACACATCAGCGTTCAACCCCAGGGGGATCGCGGTGGAAGCCTGGACCTGGTGGATCTGGTGTCGGAGCTGAAAAGCCGAAACCTGGCGCTGCCGCTGCTGATTCGCTTCGACGACATCCTCGAAGACCGCTTGGAGCGGCTCCACGCCGCCTTTGAGCGCGCCATCGCGCAATACAGCTACCCCGGCCGGTACCAAGGCGTTTTCCCGGTGAAGTGCAACCAACAACGCCACGTTGTGGAGGAGTTGGTGAGCTGCGGCAAGCGCTGGAACTTCGGGCTGGAAGCAGGAAGCAAAGCGGAACTGCTGATCGCTCTCTCGCTGCTGGACGACCCCGAAGCCCTGCTGATCTGCAACGGCTACAAGGATCGGCTTTACATCGAAACCGCAATCCTGGCGCGACGTCTGGGACGGCAGCCGGTGGTGGTGATCGAACAGCCGGACGAAGTTGATCGGATCATTGAAGCCAGCAAGAGCCTGGGGGCAGCGCCCTACATCGGTGTGCGGGCCAAGCTCTCCAGCCGCAGCACAGGGCGTTGGGGCAGTTCCGTTGGCGACAAGGCCAAATTCGGACTCTCGATTCCCGAGTTGCTGGCCACAGTGGAGCGGCTGCGGGAGAACAACCTGCTCCCCGATCTGCGCCTACTGCACTTCCACATTGGCAGCCAGATCAACGACATTGCCGTGCTCAAGGACGCTCTCCAGGAGGCGGGGCAGATCTATGTGGAGCTGACCCGACTCGGGGCCCCGATGGGGTTTCTGGATGTGGGCGGTGGCCTCGGCATCGACTACGACGGCAGCCGCACCGCGTCAGCAGCATCCACGAACTACTCACTGCAGAACTACGCCAACGACGTCGTCGCGACGGTGCGGGAATGCTGCGAACCCAATGGTGTGGCCGTGCCCACGCTGGTGAGTGAAAGCGGCCGCGCCATTGCCAGCCATTTCTCCCTGCTGGTGTTCGACGTGCTGGGCAGCAGCGCACTGCCCGCATCGATTCCCAACGCCAGCGGAGACGAACCACTCACCGTTCGCAACCTGCGAGACACCCTGGCCACGATTCAGGAGTTGTCGGCGACGGCGGATGCGCAGTTGGTGCGACTGCAGGAAGCCTGGAACGATGCCCTGAAGTTCAAACAGGATGCGCTGGCCGCATTCCGGCTGGGCTACATGGGACTGCCCGACCGCGCCACAGCGGAACAACTGACGTGGGCCTGCGCTGATGCCATCGCCCGACGGCTTCCCAAGGACCAAGCCATCCCGGAGGAGCTCGCAGCCCTCAACAAGGCTCTGGCGGGAACGTATTACGCCAACTTGTCGATCTTTCGCTCAGCTCCCGACACCTGGGCCATCGACCAGCTCTTTCCGGTGGTGCCCATCCAACAGCTGGATCAACGGCCAACCCGACTGGCCAACCTCGCCGACCTAACCTGTGATTCCGATGGACGCCTGGATCGCTTCATCGGAGATGGACAACCCAAACAGCTGCTGGAGCTGCATGAGCTCAACAGCGACAACCCCTATCTGATCGGCCTGTTCCTGAGCGGTGCATATCAGGAGGTGATGGGCAATCTGCACAACCTGTTCGGCACGACCAACGCCGTGCACATTCGCCTCAGCCCCGGCGGTAGCTATCGCATTGA